The following is a genomic window from Bacillus sp. FJAT-52991.
TGGGAAAAAGCCGAAAACGACTACACCATCTCTCTCGAAAAAGAAGCGGACAACAGGGATCAAACTTTTCGTGAACGAAGCTTTGCTCGCTATCAACAAGGAAAATTTGAACAAGCGTATGATGATTTAAAGCTTGCTTTAGAGGAAAATCCATCCCTTCTTGAATCAAGTGAATTTGCGCTTGATGAAGGAATGGCCTTACTAGCTATGGGATACTTGGATCAAGCAGAAGAAGCTTTTACAAAAGGCATCGAGATTGAGCCTCCTTCTCCCGTCATTTTAGAAAAGCGAGCGCGCTGTCGACTATCTCAAGAGAAATTTCAAGAAGCGCTGGAAGATTGCAATGAAGCGATTGATCTTGCTCCAGAATATGCTATTCTTTATCATTTGAGAGGACTTATCCACCTGCGCATGCAAAATTCGGAAAGTGCCCTCGCTGATATCGAGCATTTTATCGAACTTGTTCCTGGCAACCCTCAAGGCTTTATTACACTTGGGCTCATTTATGAATCTCTTGGGCAAGATGAAGCTGCGGAAGAACTATATAGTATGGCGATCACCATCAATGCTTTTATACCCGAGCCATACTATCGAAGAGCCTTTCTCCGCGCAGAGCAAGGGCTGCTCGATGAAGCCGCCTCCGACTATGTGCAGTGGGTATCTTTATACGGGAAAGAGCTTTCTACGGATATATGGCCTGCCTTGCTTGAACAAATCGAAGACATCGATGAAACCGTCCTCGAACTGGCTTTACAGAAAATCAAACAAACTTACGGAAAAACCCCGCATCTTCTATCATGAAGAGCGGGATTTTTTATCAATAAACTATATCCAATGAAACGGTAACTTTGAACAGGTCGCCGTCTACTTCAATATCTAGCTGCCCTTCATGTAAATCAATGATTGATTTGGCAATAGCAAGCCCTAGACCAGAGCCTTCTGTATGACGAGAACGATCGCCACGCTTGAAGCGCTCAAATAATTCATCAAGATTGTCACCAAGTTCGTATTTAGTCACATTTTTGAACGTGATGACCGCTTGGTTCCCCTCTGTTTTCAGCGAAATATAGACTCTCGTATTCTCCAATGAATATTTCAAAATGTTGCCGATTAAATTATCAAACACACGCCAAATTTTCTGACCATCCACATAAGCGTAGACAGACTCATCTGGATTCGTCACCCGAAAGTGCAAGTCCGATCCATTAATGGACTCACTATATTCTGCTAACGCTTGCTGAAGAAGTTGAACGAGGTCGGCTTTCTCCCTGACCAACTCGGCATTCCCGCTAGCCATTTTTGAAGCTTCAAATAAGTCATCAATCAACACTTTCAACCGCTTCGACTTACGATCAATAATCTCGGTATACGCCGCTCGCTCCTCTTCTGCGAGATTCGGTGCTTTTAACAGCTCTGTATAGGAAATAATCGAAGTAAGAGGTGTGCGCAAATCATGACTGACATTCGTGATCAGCTCTGTTTTCAACCTTTCACTTTTTGCCTGTTCCCTTTGTGAAACCTTTACCCCTTGTTTCAATTTATTCATATCTTCTGCCATTTTCGCGAACACCGATTTCCCTTTGACCGGAAGATCTTGTTCTGGATATCCAGCCGCCACCCTCGCTGTATGTTGAGCAATTTGATTGAAATAAGCCGTACGTTTAAATAGTAGAAAAAGGGTAGGAATGGTAATGCTAAAAAATAATAATAGATACAACATTAATACAGATGGGTAACCATCCCACCATTCGATCACTACGATCGGCACCCCAAGACCAGTAAAAAAGAAAACGGATAGCAAGATAAACAATTGTATGCCCACCGAGCGAACTTCGAATACATTCTTCACTAATTCAATGCTTTTCATAAATAAACTATTCTTCCACTCTGCTTCTAGTCCTGGTCCTTCTTTGATGCGCAGCCATAATAATTTTGCCTGAAAAAGCACAATCAAGGTAGCGTTAGTCGATAAAATGAAGACAAATAACAGATTGGTTACCACATATAAGGGATTGCTATAATTATAAAAGTTCTGATAGCTAGTCAATAATATGAACGCAATAAAAGTCGTGCTCATCAAAGCAAAAATGCTCATATCAGCCGGAACTTTATTATAGTAAGGACTAAATTTCTCAATGATAGCAGCTGGAATCACTGTCATTTTACAGCCAATTAGTATGCTAACAACAAATGCAAGCAGTCCACCAATCACAAATATGACAAAATTCCTTTGTGACCTCTTGAAATAAGAATAATCAGTGATAACCGGAGCAGAATCTCGCACATGCTTGGTGACCCCAATTCTTCCTTCATACGTACCTCCTGTGGTTGTCTGAATTTCTATATTATACCCAGATTCCGCAGTAGCCTCATCCATTACAAAGTAGGTTAGATTTTTATCTGTATACATGGACAAATCATCAATTTCTAAATAATTCGGTGAATTGTACTTACGAACATGCAACATATCCTTATCATTAAACACTTCACTCAGTGAACTTCCAGACAAATTAACATTTGTGTATATTTCACCTGTGGAAGTATTTTTTAAATAATATTTAAAGACTTCCTCATAGTCATCAAACTGACGACGCTCATTTTCGTGCGTCACATAAAATTCATCAGTTGCTTTTTCTTTTTCTGCTTGAATCTTCTTGCGTACGTAGTCATCGCTTTTAAAGTTGTTCGTAATATCTTTAATTTTCTTATCTCTTTCCTCTTCATACACTTTGGCGACTTCTTGATTTTCTGCTAACAGAGCTTCTTGAATCTTCCCAGCATATTGCTCTTTAATCGATGTTACCTGCTCCGATAAGCTACCGTAGCTATTGCGGTATTCTTCAATTTCCTCTTTAGTGACGGTAATTCTTTTCTTCGCTTCTTCTGCAGTTACACTATTAAGCTCATACATATTTAAATCATTAATAAATTCATCAAGTTGACCTTCAAACTGAGGCGTGTCAAAGTAATCTTTTCTCAAATATGTATTCCCATGATGAAGGACAGCAATTACAGCACTTAAACCATACACAAATAATAATAACCAACTAATAAATTTTAGACTATTTTTCCATTTTGTACCCAATCCCCCACACCACCTTTAAATATCTTGGATTCTTCGGATCTATTTCTATTTTTTCTCTTATTTTACGAATATGAACGGCCACTGTATTTTCGGCATTATATCCTGGTTCTTGCCATACTCGTTCATAAATTTCATTAATTGAAAACACACGACCGGCATTCACCATAAGTAGCTCCACAATTTTATACTCGGTCGGCGTCAATTTAACTGCTTCCCCATTGACCGCCACTTCTTTTGCCGATTGATCAAGTGTCAATCCGTTTAAATCAATGACTTGCGTAACTCCTTCATATGTACCCAACCGAACATATCTGCGCAGCTGCGATTTCACTCGCGCCACTAGCTCCATCGGGTTGAATGGCTTGGTGACATAATCATCGGCCCCTACTTGCAAGCCCAAAATTTTATCCGTATCTTCACTTTTTGCACTAAGAATAATGATCGGGATATTTTTTTGTTCGCGAATTTTAAATGTGGTCGCAATCCCATCGAGGCGCGGCATCATCACATCTAGAAGAATGAGGTGGATCGGCTGCTCATTCAATTTTTCAATCGCATCAATGCCATCTTCCGCTTTGATGACGGTTATGCCTTCATTTTTTAAATATATTTCGATCGCATCACGAATTTCTCTTTCATCATCGACAACTAACACATTATATTGGCTCATTTTTCCCCACACTCCTTTCGAAAGTATATCATGTGTTCATTAAGGCCATTGTAACGGGCAGATCTTAATAAAAGGTGAGGATAATTCTTAAGAATTTCTTAAAAAAAAGAACCTGCTTCACAACAGGTTCTTTACGGATTTCCAATATACGCATGAATGAATCCATGACCATTAAATGACTCGTTTTCATCTAAATCTTGGACTAGTTTTTCAAGAGCCGCCATGAACGCTTCTCTGCTTCCATTACAAATGGCTAACACTGGCCAATTGTCATCTTCTCTTCCTTCTTTTAAAAAGCGAATGAGATGTTCGCGGTTGCTATTGAAGCCAAAACGCCCGCAAATATAGCCGCTCTCCTCGCTATGACGATGTTGAATCGCTCGAAGCAATTCAAAAATATCATAATACCGTTCAAACTCGGCTTCATCAAAGGCGAGCTGTGTATCAATGAATACCTGTTTCATATATGGATAAATAAAAACGGTCTCCATCGGCAAGTGATAGGCTTTGTCAGAAGAAACATAGTGAAATAAACGCTCAAGCCCTAATGAAGGAGAGGTATATTTCAAAAATGACAGGTTGTGACTGTAAGGGTCCTGCACTTTCGGACGGGTAAAAAGCAAGCTCAATAGTTGATAATTCTTCTTCATCACCGCAGCAATACCGATGCTATAAAGAGCAGCTTGAAGCGGCATTTGCTGTAAACTAAGGAGATGAGGTTGTCCACGATGTCGTCTTAATCCCGTCAGCCGCTCTAATGTTTGCATGATTAACGCTTCTTGCTCCTCCTTTTTCATATAGTAAGCTAACACGGCGAGCAGCATCGATAACGCTCGGCTTTGCTCTTTGACCATTTGTACTTTTTCCATAACGGATGGCGGAGTAATATGGCCATCGTAATTTTGCGTCACTAAAAACGCCACAAGCTCTTTCGTATGCTCCGTCACCATCTCGCGCAAATCAATTTCTTGATTATCCGTAATATAACGCTTCAGCCGCTTCATTTTAATTTGAATATGCTCTGGGCTTACCCTTTTCACTTTCGATATATTCGATACATTCTCATATAAGTCCGTAAAAAAAGAATCGGCTCCGCGCGTATCAACAATTTTACAAGCATCACGAAATTTAATTAAATCTTCGGCATGAGGAGTTAAGTTTTCAGTAAAGGCATGCCAGTACCACGAATAGCGCCGCCCTTTCACCGATTTAATAATATCCCGCAAAGCCGTATCCCATTCAGCAGACCATCCTGAAACAATCACCCCATATTCATCAAATACCCGATGGATCATCCGTTCCAATGATTCTGAATAGTGGTCCAGTTCATCCGTTACATTTTTAAAACGAGTATCGCGATAATCTCCGTTAATTTTCAAAATTGTACATTGGGCATGAGCTAATGGCTTCATTCCCTCGATATCCGTTTGATGATACACCGTTTGGTACTGAATACTTAGCTCATCAAGCGCATGTTCTAGCAGCCGGTCAAAATTAGTCGTAACAATCACTTTGACATAACCTTTTTGAACTAATTTGGCAATCGCATGATGTGCATCGGTCGGTATCTTTTGCCGCTCTTTGATCTCTTCAGGCGTTGGTTCGAAAAATTCCTTTAACAAGCCATTTCGCTCTGATGATGTTTTCGCCAATATTTCAATTACTTCATTATACAGAGGTGTTCTCCCATATTTTTTCTCATACCATTCCATTGGATCTTCTTCATTGTCACCGCTCACCTGCATCATCCGCCGGCAAAGCTCCCGCAACACCCCACGCCCTGTAGGAATCCCTGCTGCATAAGAAATGCCAGAGCCAAGCAATAATGCATACACGCCTTTATTTGCTTCTACTGAAAAAGCTAACGACAACAACTTCTCATCCACTTGGCGACAGCCTCCTTTCTGAATGAAGTCGTAAAACCTTCAATGTAACTATGTATATTAATCACTTCTCGGGAATATGCGTGAAACCCTCTAAATTTACTTTTATTTAATATGGGAAAATATAGGTTGTGGCGACTAATTGAAGAAAGTGCTGGAAAGTCGGAGAACGGCTTCGTAAGGTCAAAGAAAATGACACAAAGTCAAAGAAATCCATCACAAAGTCAAAGAAATGACCACAATGTCCGAGAAATTGCTCGTAAGGTCAAAGAAACTACTACAAAGTCAAAGAAATTGACGCAAAATCAAAAAAGCCATCCCACTCAATCACAATAGGATGCCTTCTCCACCATTCTTATTTTTCGTTGCTATCTTTACCGATGACCAATTGTCCTAGTGAATAAAGAGAGCTGCCTGCAATGACAAGATAAA
Proteins encoded in this region:
- a CDS encoding SIR2 family protein, which codes for MDEKLLSLAFSVEANKGVYALLLGSGISYAAGIPTGRGVLRELCRRMMQVSGDNEEDPMEWYEKKYGRTPLYNEVIEILAKTSSERNGLLKEFFEPTPEEIKERQKIPTDAHHAIAKLVQKGYVKVIVTTNFDRLLEHALDELSIQYQTVYHQTDIEGMKPLAHAQCTILKINGDYRDTRFKNVTDELDHYSESLERMIHRVFDEYGVIVSGWSAEWDTALRDIIKSVKGRRYSWYWHAFTENLTPHAEDLIKFRDACKIVDTRGADSFFTDLYENVSNISKVKRVSPEHIQIKMKRLKRYITDNQEIDLREMVTEHTKELVAFLVTQNYDGHITPPSVMEKVQMVKEQSRALSMLLAVLAYYMKKEEQEALIMQTLERLTGLRRHRGQPHLLSLQQMPLQAALYSIGIAAVMKKNYQLLSLLFTRPKVQDPYSHNLSFLKYTSPSLGLERLFHYVSSDKAYHLPMETVFIYPYMKQVFIDTQLAFDEAEFERYYDIFELLRAIQHRHSEESGYICGRFGFNSNREHLIRFLKEGREDDNWPVLAICNGSREAFMAALEKLVQDLDENESFNGHGFIHAYIGNP
- a CDS encoding response regulator transcription factor, with amino-acid sequence MSQYNVLVVDDEREIRDAIEIYLKNEGITVIKAEDGIDAIEKLNEQPIHLILLDVMMPRLDGIATTFKIREQKNIPIIILSAKSEDTDKILGLQVGADDYVTKPFNPMELVARVKSQLRRYVRLGTYEGVTQVIDLNGLTLDQSAKEVAVNGEAVKLTPTEYKIVELLMVNAGRVFSINEIYERVWQEPGYNAENTVAVHIRKIREKIEIDPKNPRYLKVVWGIGYKMEK
- a CDS encoding sensor histidine kinase, with product MGTKWKNSLKFISWLLLFVYGLSAVIAVLHHGNTYLRKDYFDTPQFEGQLDEFINDLNMYELNSVTAEEAKKRITVTKEEIEEYRNSYGSLSEQVTSIKEQYAGKIQEALLAENQEVAKVYEEERDKKIKDITNNFKSDDYVRKKIQAEKEKATDEFYVTHENERRQFDDYEEVFKYYLKNTSTGEIYTNVNLSGSSLSEVFNDKDMLHVRKYNSPNYLEIDDLSMYTDKNLTYFVMDEATAESGYNIEIQTTTGGTYEGRIGVTKHVRDSAPVITDYSYFKRSQRNFVIFVIGGLLAFVVSILIGCKMTVIPAAIIEKFSPYYNKVPADMSIFALMSTTFIAFILLTSYQNFYNYSNPLYVVTNLLFVFILSTNATLIVLFQAKLLWLRIKEGPGLEAEWKNSLFMKSIELVKNVFEVRSVGIQLFILLSVFFFTGLGVPIVVIEWWDGYPSVLMLYLLLFFSITIPTLFLLFKRTAYFNQIAQHTARVAAGYPEQDLPVKGKSVFAKMAEDMNKLKQGVKVSQREQAKSERLKTELITNVSHDLRTPLTSIISYTELLKAPNLAEEERAAYTEIIDRKSKRLKVLIDDLFEASKMASGNAELVREKADLVQLLQQALAEYSESINGSDLHFRVTNPDESVYAYVDGQKIWRVFDNLIGNILKYSLENTRVYISLKTEGNQAVITFKNVTKYELGDNLDELFERFKRGDRSRHTEGSGLGLAIAKSIIDLHEGQLDIEVDGDLFKVTVSLDIVY